A part of Neovison vison isolate M4711 chromosome 6, ASM_NN_V1, whole genome shotgun sequence genomic DNA contains:
- the GPX1 gene encoding glutathione peroxidase 1, with amino-acid sequence MCAAPLAAATAASRSVYAFSARPLGGGEPLSLGSLRGKVLLIENVASLUGTTVRDYTEMNELQRRLGPRGLVVLGFPCNQFGHQENAKNEEILNSLKYVRPGGGFEPNFTLFEKCEVNGAQAHPLFAFLREALPAPSDDATALMTDPKFIIWSPVCRNDIAWNFEKFLVGPDGVPVRRYSRRFPTIDIEPDIEALLSQGPGRV; translated from the exons ATGTGTGCTGCTCCGCTCGCCGCTGCAACGGCGGCCTCGCGCTCCGTGTATGCTTTCTCCGCGCGCCCGCTGGGCGGTGGGGAGCCCCTGAGCCTGGGTTCCTTGCGGGGCAAGGTGCTGCTCATCGAGAATGTGGCATCGCTCTGAGGCACAACGGTCCGGGACTACACCGAGATGAACGAGCTGCAGCGGCGCCTCGGGCCCCGGGGCCTGGTTGTGCTCGGCTTCCCGTGCAACCAGTTCGGGCATCAG GAGAACGCTAAGAACGAAGAGATCTTAAATTCCCTCAAGTACGTCCGACCCGGCGGCGGGTTCGAGCCCAACTTCACGCTTTTTGAGAAGTGCGAGGTGAACGGTGCGCAAGCGCACCCTCTCTTCGCCTTCCTGCGGGAGGCTCTGCCTGCCCCCAGTGACGATGCCACTGCGCTCATGACCGACCCCAAGTTCATCATCTGGTCTCCCGTGTGCCGCAACGACATCGCCTGGAACTTCGAGAAGTTCCTGGTGGGCCCAGATGGTGTGCCCGTACGCCGGTACAGCCGCCGCTTTCCAACCATCGATATCGAGCCTGACATCGAAGCCCTGCTGTCCCAGGGGCCAGGCCGTGTCTAG